The genome window GCCCTCAGGAACCCGCCCCTGTCTGATCTCATTTGCAAAGATGGTAAGCACGCTGTCTTCACTCTGCCGATATATCTTGGTCAGATGAACCGCTGGGATAAGTCCCGCCTCAAGGATATCTGAAAAGACATTGCCCGCACCAATTGGAGAAAGCTGGGCAGGATCTCCGACCAGAATGAGAAGTGCATCCGGCCTCAGTGCACGGGCAAGGCGGAAAAATATAGGCAGATTGACCATAGAGGCCTCATCCAGCACTACAACCCTATGCGGCAAAGGTCTTTCAGGACCATGCTCAAAGCGCCCCTCGCCTTGATACTTCAACAGGCTGTGGATGGTGAAGGCGTCATATCCAGTGGCCTTTCTGAGCCTCGCCGAGGCCATACCGGTAAAAGCACAGCATACTATTTGGTCCCGTGCCGCAAAATGCTTGGCAACGAGATCTAAAATAGCCCTGCAGACAGTGGTTTTACCAGTACCTGCATAGCCTGCCAAACCGAAGACAAGCCTCGGCTCAACAGCGATACGCCTTATTATCTCCTTCTGCTCAAAAGATAGGTCAATGCCGACAGTCTCTTCAAAGCGGCCAGTAAACTCATCGACTGTATCACAGGATACCACCTTACGGTCAGATTCGCAGGAACGCTCTTTAAAAAAATCAAGAAGCCAGTCCTCCATATGTTTATACTGCGAGAGCCCTATCTCACGGTCAGGTCCTGCAACCAAAACACCGTCAAGGATCATGGAGCTTAAAACGCCCTTCAGCATATCGTCCTCAGGCACCTGCCCATCATACGATAAGACATCGGCCATAAGCCCTGTAAGCTTCTTTTCGCCAAGATAGCAGTGACCCTCCGACTCAGCCGCATTGACCAGGAGATGCACAGCGGCAGCGCGCATGCGTGATGGTGAATGAGGTGCCACACCAAGACCAAGCGCTATCCTGTCTGCTGTCTTAAAGCCTATACCCCTTATCTCTGTGAGCCTGTAAGGATCTTCTCTGATGACATCAATGGCCTTGTCTTCAAAATGATTATAGATGCGAATGAGGAGATTCGGTGTTATAGCGCCTTTCGCCCCACTTAGATATTCGGCCAGCTCCCTCAACCCCTTGTATTTACGCCATGAACGAATAATGATCCCAAGGCGTCTTTCCTTTATGCCTTTGACCTCAAGAAGTCTCTCGGGCGCCTCATCCAGCATCTTTATCAGCCCTTCTTCGCCATAGCTCACCATAAGCGTCTCGGCGAGTTTAGCGCCAAGCCCTTTTACCACCTTTGAAAAAAAGAATAGCAATTCGCTCCCTACGGGCCTGTAGGCTGAAAAGGCAAACTGTCTGCCATATTTCGTAACAGTCCAACGCCCACTGAACTCTAGATCAGCCCCTTCAAGACCTATCTGGTTGACAACATCAGGCACATATCCCGCCGCCGTAAAAACGGCGCCGTTCTTAGGCCGCACTCTGAGCACCGCAAAACCGGTCTCTGTAGATGCATAAGTGACGCGTTCGACCCGCCCCGACAAGATCAACTCTCCATTTTCGGGGGCTATCAAGCTATCCATAAAAATAATATATACTTTATATTTGATATCTTGCATTATCAATGCTGCTAAACTTTTTGTGAAGTTTTATTGCTATTTAATCCTTGACGTAGATAAAAAAAAATGTTATCCGCTCTTATCGTTTCAACATAAGAAAGGAAATAGATCTCGGGACGTAGCGCAGCCTGGTAGCGCACCTGAATGGGGTTCAGGGAGTCGGAGGTTCAAATCCTCTCGTCCCGACCAATTTCATTTGTAGGCTTGAATTCTGGCTGTATCCTGCCGGGATCAGCAGGCTCTTTACCCATGGCATGGGTAAAGGGCTTTTTGCATGTCTAAATTGTTGATTGTTAAGGAGGGCAAGGCCATGACATTTAATCTCGCCGCTGCAAATGACAACGGATTGA of Dissulfurimicrobium hydrothermale contains these proteins:
- the recD2 gene encoding SF1B family DNA helicase RecD2 gives rise to the protein MDSLIAPENGELILSGRVERVTYASTETGFAVLRVRPKNGAVFTAAGYVPDVVNQIGLEGADLEFSGRWTVTKYGRQFAFSAYRPVGSELLFFFSKVVKGLGAKLAETLMVSYGEEGLIKMLDEAPERLLEVKGIKERRLGIIIRSWRKYKGLRELAEYLSGAKGAITPNLLIRIYNHFEDKAIDVIREDPYRLTEIRGIGFKTADRIALGLGVAPHSPSRMRAAAVHLLVNAAESEGHCYLGEKKLTGLMADVLSYDGQVPEDDMLKGVLSSMILDGVLVAGPDREIGLSQYKHMEDWLLDFFKERSCESDRKVVSCDTVDEFTGRFEETVGIDLSFEQKEIIRRIAVEPRLVFGLAGYAGTGKTTVCRAILDLVAKHFAARDQIVCCAFTGMASARLRKATGYDAFTIHSLLKYQGEGRFEHGPERPLPHRVVVLDEASMVNLPIFFRLARALRPDALLILVGDPAQLSPIGAGNVFSDILEAGLIPAVHLTKIYRQSEDSVLTIFANEIRQGRVPEGVERQGWRDFAFCNVEKYNIFALKKGNKGEAELRSFREKNNNAILGRIEDLARQYKERLTHPIWDFQVLTPMRVGRLGTEALNPILQGILNPKTGSYVQAKSAGMTIFDGDKVVHLQNRDMEIMAWENYIKNGKIFNREGIRRIFNGNIGLVAGIDQEAGRFYVVYPERIVVAYDFDYIGDIVELAYALTVHKAQGGQYRIVVIPLTNSHYIMLNNKWFYTAITRAEEKVYLVGQPSALRRACKNVQGVQRNTWLGMYSRSCSVS